In Candidatus Syntrophoarchaeum caldarius, the following are encoded in one genomic region:
- a CDS encoding Abortive infection protein, with amino-acid sequence MFVMPYLIVLQLIPAFILILFGLVRQKKFQPYLDMLLMILPATFFYGMIMSNLPEGGFQWYFYFLAKTILFLLPGLVIIKLRKYKLSDFGITINRLKLSILLGFGILIITSITNAIIFSLKGYIFSPLFLLWSIPLFFDAFNEEFMFRGVFFFFALKNTENLILSYIVSMILAFAWHPEFTIFRMIPVFVQGTLLCYLLYKSENIFGAWISHGLNRTSAFVLAQLLTKL; translated from the coding sequence TTGTTTGTGATGCCATATTTGATAGTCCTCCAGCTAATCCCTGCCTTTATTTTAATATTGTTTGGACTTGTCAGGCAAAAGAAATTCCAGCCATACTTGGACATGTTATTGATGATACTTCCCGCAACTTTCTTCTATGGAATGATCATGAGCAACTTGCCAGAAGGAGGTTTCCAATGGTATTTTTATTTTCTTGCAAAAACAATTTTATTTCTCTTACCTGGACTTGTAATCATAAAATTGAGAAAGTATAAATTAAGTGACTTTGGTATAACCATAAACAGATTGAAATTAAGCATTCTCCTCGGTTTTGGCATTCTGATAATTACATCGATCACCAATGCAATAATATTTTCACTTAAAGGATACATTTTCTCGCCTCTATTCCTACTATGGAGTATCCCGTTATTTTTCGATGCTTTTAATGAGGAATTCATGTTTAGAGGAGTCTTTTTCTTTTTTGCACTAAAAAACACTGAAAATTTGATACTCTCCTACATCGTTTCAATGATTCTTGCATTTGCATGGCATCCAGAATTTACTATCTTCAGAATGATTCCTGTATTTGTTCAGGGTACATTATTATGCTATCTTTTGTATAAATCAGAAAACATCTTTGGTGCCTGGATTAGCCATGGTCTTAACAGAACCTCAGCTTTTGTTCTGGCGCAGCTATTAACAAAGCTTTAA
- a CDS encoding adenylosuccinate synthetase yields MGCTVIVGGFFGDEGKGKIVAHVAESDDPSIIARGGVGPNAGHTVISGKESFGVRMVPSGFIYEPARLMIGTGVLVNPDVLFDEINRIGHRVRERLKVDKRCSIIEQKHIEMDKSDARLKDKIGTTGTGCGPANVERVMRSALQAKDIEALAEFITDVPLEVNEAIDRGEFVILEGSQGFGISLFYGTYPFVTTKDTTASQIAADVGVGPTKIDEVIVVFKAFPTRVGEGPFETEMSLEESEKLGIVEYGTVTKRRRRIGYWDGKFARYSAMINGATCIAITGLDRLDPAVRGVTDYDKLSDKVKEFVSMAEKDVGVPFKLLSTGPGDTEIVDLR; encoded by the coding sequence ATGGGATGCACAGTAATCGTTGGCGGATTCTTCGGGGACGAAGGAAAAGGCAAGATCGTGGCACATGTCGCAGAGAGTGATGATCCATCGATAATCGCAAGGGGTGGGGTTGGCCCAAATGCTGGTCACACCGTGATCTCCGGAAAAGAGTCTTTTGGTGTACGAATGGTGCCATCTGGTTTCATCTATGAGCCTGCAAGACTCATGATCGGTACAGGGGTGCTTGTAAATCCTGACGTGCTGTTTGATGAGATAAACAGGATCGGACACAGGGTACGTGAGCGCTTGAAGGTTGATAAGCGCTGCTCGATCATTGAACAGAAGCATATAGAGATGGATAAAAGCGATGCAAGGCTTAAGGATAAAATTGGAACAACAGGGACAGGGTGCGGTCCTGCAAATGTTGAGCGAGTGATGCGATCTGCACTTCAGGCAAAAGATATCGAGGCTCTCGCCGAGTTTATAACTGATGTCCCGCTTGAGGTGAATGAGGCGATCGATCGTGGAGAGTTTGTGATCCTTGAAGGCTCTCAGGGTTTTGGTATCTCACTCTTCTACGGGACATACCCCTTTGTTACAACGAAAGATACCACCGCATCCCAGATCGCAGCAGATGTGGGTGTTGGACCCACGAAGATCGATGAAGTTATCGTGGTATTCAAGGCATTCCCGACAAGAGTTGGGGAGGGACCATTTGAGACCGAGATGAGCCTGGAAGAGTCAGAGAAGCTTGGCATCGTTGAGTATGGGACGGTTACAAAACGAAGGCGGCGTATCGGTTACTGGGACGGTAAGTTTGCACGGTACTCTGCGATGATAAATGGTGCAACGTGTATCGCCATAACAGGGCTTGATCGACTCGATCCTGCAGTGAGGGGCGTGACCGATTATGATAAGCTCTCTGATAAAGTGAAAGAGTTTGTGAGTATGGCAGAGAAGGATGTTGGTGTACCGTTCAAGCTTCTATCAACAGGCCCTGGTGATACTGAGATCGTTGATTTGAGATAA